The following are encoded together in the Primulina tabacum isolate GXHZ01 chromosome 18, ASM2559414v2, whole genome shotgun sequence genome:
- the LOC142533341 gene encoding gamma-glutamylcyclotransferase 2-1-like encodes MVFWIFGYGSLVWNPGFEYDEKVIGYIRDYKRVFDLACIDHRGTPEHPARTCTLDEHEGAVCWGAAYCVRGGPEKEKEAMVYLERRECEYDRKTLVDFFKDEDSEMPFITGVIVFTSTPELSNKYYLGPAPLEDMAKQIATASGPCGNNRDYLFKLEKALFDIGREDDSIIELANEVRKVLGIVGIVPKEIKLFGLSLVPHTAALSPRKIATVA; translated from the exons ATGGTATTCTGGATTTTTGGGTACGGGTCATTGGTGTGGAACCCAGGATTTGAGTATGACGAAAAGGTGATTGGGTACATCAGAGACTACAAACGTGTATTTGATCTGG CCTGCATTGATCACAGAGGTACTCCGGAACACCCAGCAAGAACCTGCACTTTGGACGAACATGAAGGAGCAGTCTGC TGGGGTGCTGCCTACTGCGTGCGGGGAGGGccggaaaaagaaaaagaagcaATGGTG TACCTGGAACGAAGAGAATGTGAGTATGACAGAAAAACTTTGGTAGACTTTTTCAAG GATGAAGATTCGGAGATGCCCTTTATTACTGGGGTAATAGT GTTCACATCCACACCGGAATTATCGAATAAGTACTATCTCGGGCCTGCCCCCTTGGAGGACATGGCTAAGCAAATAGCAACTGCCTCTGGCCCCTGCGGGAACAATCGAGACTACCTTTTCAAGTTAGAGAAGGCGTTGTTTGATATTG GTCGTGAAGATGACAGCATTATTGAGCTCGCAAACGAGGTGAGAAAGGTCCTTGGAATTGTAGGAATCGTACCAAAGGAAATCAAGCTGTTTGGACTATCCCTCGTTCCACATACAGCTGCTTTATCGCCTCGGAAAATTGCAACTGTTGCCTGA